The segment TTCGTCAGCCGGTGCGTTTTTTCGCCCAGCCCGACGTCGCTCAGCAACCCGCGCGCCCGGTCCTCCATTTCAGCCGCCGCGAGCCGGCCGAGCTTGCGCATCGGCATCATGACGTTTTCGAGCGCCGTGAACTCCTGCATCAAAAAATGAAACTGGAACACGAATCCGATGTGCGCGCCGCGCGCCGCGGTGCGCTCCAGATCGCTGCTGTTCGACATCAGCTGGCCCTTGATCCAGATGTCGCCCTCTTCCTGCCGATCCAGCAGTCCCAGCAGGTAGAGCAGCGTCGATTTCCCGCAGCCCGAGGGCCCGACGATGGCGTAGACGTGACCCGCCTGCGCCTCGAACGACACGCCGCGCAGGACGTGCACGCGGCCCTCGTCCTGACCGAGATGGCGGTGAATGTTGGAGCATCGGAGGGCGAACTCGGGAGCGGTGGTCGACATGATCTCTCCTATTGCGCCGTGCCGCGAATGACATCGCCTGGCTCGAGCTTGGCCGCCCGCCGCGCGGGGATCAGGCTGGCCACCATCACCATCGTCACGGCCGTCAGCACCGCGGCGACGTAGTGCCACACCGACCAGGCGACGATGAAGGTTTCCGTTTTGAAAATTCCGGTGACTCGCAGCGGCAGCTGCGACACGCCCCAGGTGATGCCGGCGCCGAGGAGACATCCGCCGACGGTGCCGATCGCGAGCACGATCACGGCCTGCCAGAGGAAAATTTGGGAAATGTCCTGCCGGGTGTAGCCCATCGAACGCAGGATCGCGATCTCCTTGGTCTTCTCGAGCACGATCATCGCGAGCGTGTTGAACATCGCCAAACCCGCGATAAGCGTGAACACCGACACCGTGATCGCCGTCGACATCCGCAGCGCGCGAAACACCTCGAGCCAAGTCTTCTCGCGCACCTGCCAGGGTCGCGTCTGGTGCTTCAGCACCTCTTCCATCCGCGCGGCATCCTCGGGGGCCCGCTCGATATCGGTGACGTTGATCTGAATGTATGAGGCCCCCGTCGGTTTTTTCAGCAGCGAGCGGGCTTCGCTCAGGTGCACAAAAACCCGGCTGCGGTCGTACTCACTCACGCCCGTTTCAAAGATCGCGCTCACGCGATAACGGCGCTGCTGGTCCAATGTTTCGAGGACCAGTGAATCGCCCACCGCGAGTTGGAGCCGGTTCGCCATTTCGCGGCCCACCAGCGCCCCGGTGGGCGCTCCGCGGAAAGTCGCCGCCTGGCCGCGTACAATCTGTCGCTCCAGATCCGACACCTTCACGTGATCGTCGAAATCGATGCCGTACACCCGGACGGTGTCATGGGAGAGTGAACTGCGGACAATCACCTGGCCCGTCAGCACGGTCGAAACCGCCACGACGTTGGAGAATTGCCGCACCGCCTCGCTTACGAGTTCGGGCTCCTCGATGCCTTCGATGTATTTGCGGCCCTCCGGCTGCCGAATGCTGAAAATCGACGCGGTGTTGCCCGCCGCCATGCTGCGCATCGTGTCCTGCACGCGATCCTTGATCTGGATCGCGCCGTCCGTGCCCAACATCGTGTGGACAAAAAGCTTCTCGAAACCCGTCGTCGTCGCCTGGGTCACGACAAAGAGTCCAACCCCGAGCACGATGCACGAGAGGCTCATCGCCATCGCGCGCTTCTTCGCGGTCAGAAACCGAAATGCGATCCGCAGGTTGGGCGACATGTCCGAGGCGACTTGTCGTTAACGGCCCGACGCATCGTCCACGCGGACGCGATCACCGTCACGAAAACGATCGAGATCGTCCACGATCACCTGCTCACCGGCCTTGAGCCCTTTCAGAATCTCCACGGACGTGAGGCTGACATAACCCACCTCCACCGTGCGCAGCCGCACGCGGCCGTTCTCTACGACCAAGACATTGTTTCCGAACAGCGCGCGCCGCGGAATGATCGCCTCGGCATCGCGCTCGCCGACCACGATC is part of the Opitutus terrae PB90-1 genome and harbors:
- a CDS encoding ABC transporter permease — its product is MSPNLRIAFRFLTAKKRAMAMSLSCIVLGVGLFVVTQATTTGFEKLFVHTMLGTDGAIQIKDRVQDTMRSMAAGNTASIFSIRQPEGRKYIEGIEEPELVSEAVRQFSNVVAVSTVLTGQVIVRSSLSHDTVRVYGIDFDDHVKVSDLERQIVRGQAATFRGAPTGALVGREMANRLQLAVGDSLVLETLDQQRRYRVSAIFETGVSEYDRSRVFVHLSEARSLLKKPTGASYIQINVTDIERAPEDAARMEEVLKHQTRPWQVREKTWLEVFRALRMSTAITVSVFTLIAGLAMFNTLAMIVLEKTKEIAILRSMGYTRQDISQIFLWQAVIVLAIGTVGGCLLGAGITWGVSQLPLRVTGIFKTETFIVAWSVWHYVAAVLTAVTMVMVASLIPARRAAKLEPGDVIRGTAQ
- a CDS encoding ABC transporter ATP-binding protein, translating into MSTTAPEFALRCSNIHRHLGQDEGRVHVLRGVSFEAQAGHVYAIVGPSGCGKSTLLYLLGLLDRQEEGDIWIKGQLMSNSSDLERTAARGAHIGFVFQFHFLMQEFTALENVMMPMRKLGRLAAAEMEDRARGLLSDVGLGEKTHRLTNHLSGGEQQRVAIARALANQPAIILADEPTGNLDVKNSNLVFDLLTRLAKDHGQAVVLVTHNPELAARCDTVRSMRDGLFVG